A genomic region of Raphanus sativus cultivar WK10039 chromosome 6, ASM80110v3, whole genome shotgun sequence contains the following coding sequences:
- the LOC108807183 gene encoding putative G-type lectin S-receptor-like serine/threonine-protein kinase At1g61610: MAEFMRNLTLVTTTLMVLLQLCSIVSCTTSTSITTINNTIRDGDSLISEEEVFELGFFSPKDSSLRYVGIWYKNIESQTIVWVANRESPLSDRNGALKLADDGNLAVVDGQNNTVWSTNVPPKLNNTVAVLLETGDLVLSSDSDRDTRYWESFNNPTDTFLPGMRVRVNPSSGENHAFTPWNSENDPSPGRYSLGIDPIGAPEIVIWEGATRKWRSGPWDSVIFTGIPDMFRNTNFIYGFKLSSPPERDGSVYFTYVPSDSSDLLRFRIRFDGVVEQFRWDEDARSWTLLQLKPSTECEKYNRCGNYSVCDESKEFGSGKCSCIDGFEPVNRNLWDDGDFSGGCRRRVLLNCSQTMREDEFVELRGMKLPDFGSVVTLGNSETCKDVCVRDCLCNAYAFVRGIGCMIWTRDLIDMERFEDGGQSINIRLAESEIGGRENSKLWIVIVSVIGAFLLGLCIWTLLKFKKRVKAILWRKKDFPVFEENKDYSVKSSSSTIQVLVGGLVDTPDFPIFSFNSVALATGNFAEENKLGHGGFGTVYKGNFPGDREIAVKRLSGKSKQGLEEFKNEILLIAKLQHRNLVRLVGCCIENNEKMLLYEYMPNKSLDSFLFDESKRGSLNWKKRWDIIGGIARGLLYLHRDSRLKIIHRDLKASNILLDKEMNPKISDFGMARIFNYRQDQANTIRVVGTYGYMAPEYAMEGMFSEKSDVYSFGVLILEIISGRKNVSFRGSEHGSLIGYAWNLWSQGKTKELIDPTVKDTQDVNEAMKCIHVGMLCTQESVIYRPNIGSVLLMLESRMSHLPRPRQPTFHSFLNSGEIVEGQDVATVNDITLTTVVGR; encoded by the exons ATGGCAGAGTTTATGAGAAACCTTACTTTGGTCACGACGACCCTTATGGTATTGCTTCAACTATGCAGCATCGTATCTTGCACCACAAGCACCTCAATCACCACCATAAACAACACGATACGAGACGGAGACTCCCTAATCAGCGAAGAAGAAGTCTTCGAGCTCGGATTCTTCAGCCCGAAAGATTCATCTTTAAGATACGTCGGAATCTGGTACAAGAACATCGAATCTCAAACAATTGTCTGGGTAGCTAACCGAGAGAGTCCACTGTCTGATCGCAACGGAGCTCTAAAGCTTGCAGATGACGGGAACTTGGCGGTCGTTGACGGACAAAACAACACCGTTTGGTCCACAAACGTGCCGCCCAAGTTGAACAACACCGTTGCTGTGCTATTGGAAACAGGGGATCTGGTTCTGTCTTCAGATTCAGACAGGGACACTAGGTACTGGGAGAGCTTTAACAACCCAACTGATACTTTCTTGCCCGGTATGCGGGTTAGGGTGAACCCATCAAGCGGAGAGAATCACGCTTTTACACCATGGAACTCCGAAAATGATCCTTCGCCAGGAAGGTATTCGTTAGGGATTGATCCTATTGGAGCACCAgagattgtgatttgggaaggAGCGACGAGGAAATGGCGAAGCGGTCCGTGGGATTCGGTTATCTTTACCGGTATACCGGATATGTTCCGTAACACAAACTTTATTTACGGGTTTAAGCTCTCTTCTCCTCCTGAACGAGATGGTAGCGTGTACTTCACGTATGTTCCGTCGGATAGCTCTGACTTACTAAGGTTTCGGATTAGGTTTGATGGTGTAGTAGAGCAGTTCAGATGGGACGAAGATGCAAGGAGCTGGACTTTGCTTCAGTTGAAACCGAGTACGGAATGTGAGAAGTATAACCGTTGCGGTAATTACAGCGTATGTGATGAGAGCAAAGAGTTTGGTTCGGGTAAATGTAGTTGCATCGATGGGTTTGAGCCGGTGAATCGGAATCTGTGGGACGACGGAGATTTCTCGGGTGGCTGCAGAAGAAGAGTGCTATTGAACTGTAGCCAGACTATGAGAGAAGACGAGTTCGTGGAACTTAGGGGAATGAAGTTGCCTGACTTTGGATCAGTTGTTACCCTTGGAAACTCGGAGACTTGTAAAGATGTATGCGTGAGGGATTGCTTGTGTAATGCTTATGCGTTTGTTAGAGGGATCGGATGCATGATTTGGACTAGAGATTTGATAGATATGGAGCGTTTTGAGGATGGTGGACAGTCTATCAACATCCGGCTAGCGGAATCTGAAATAg GTGGGAGGGAAAACTCGAAACTATGGATAGTTATTGTTAGTGTTATAGGTGCCTTCTTGCTCGGATTATGCATTTGGACCTTGTTGAAGTTCAAGAAAAGAGTTAAAG CTATATTGTGGAGGAAGAAAGACTTTCCAGTTTTCGAAGAGAACAAAGATTACTCGGTTAAGTCCTCAAGCTCGACAATCCAAGTCCTGGTAGGGGGTCTAGTTGACACACCAGATTTTCCCATTTTCAGTTTCAACAGCGTAGCCTTAGCAACTGGAAATTTTGCTGAAGAAAACAAGCTTGGACATGGCGGATTTGGTACTGTATATAAG GGAAACTTTCCGGGTGACAGAGAGATCGCCGTGAAGAGACTATCAGGGAAATCCAAGCAAGGGCTAGAGGAATTCAAGAACGAGATCTTACTGATCGCAAAACTCCAGCATCGAAATCTTGTTAGATTAGTAGGATGCTGCATTGAAAACAATGAGAAGATGCTTCTCTATGAATACATGCCAAATAAGAGCTTGGACAGTTTTCTTTTCG ATGAGAGTAAACGAGGAAGTTTAAACTGGAAGAAACGGTGGGATATCATTGGAGGAATCGCGAGGGGATTGCTTTACTTGCATAGAGACTCAAGACTAAAGATCATTCACCGTGACCTAAAAGCTAGCAATATCTTGCTGGACAAGGAAATGAATCCGAAGATCTCGGATTTTGGTATGGCTCGGATCTTCAACTACCGACAGGATCAGGCCAACACGATCCGAGTTGTCGGCACATA TGGTTATATGGCTCCGGAGTATGCAATGGAAGGGATGTTCTCAGAGAAATCTGACGTGTATAGCTTTGGAGTGTTGATACTGGAGATTATAAGTGGAAGGAAGAACGTTAGCTTTCGAGGGTCTGAACATGGAAGTCTCATCGGCTAT GCGTGGAATTTATGGAGCCAAGGAAAGACCAAAGAGCTAATAGATCCGACGGTGAAGGACACTCAAGACGTAAACGAAGCAATGAAATGCATCCACGTGGGGATGTTGTGTACACAAGAGTCAGTAATCTACAGACCAAACATTGGTTCGGTTTTATTGATGTTGGAGAGTCGAATGAGTCATCTTCCACGACCGAGACAGCCTACCTTCCATTCGTTCTTGAACTCCGGCGAGATCGTGGAAGGTCAGGATGTTGCCACGGTCAATGATATTACTTTGACCACTGTTGTTGGTAGATGA
- the LOC108809963 gene encoding uncharacterized protein LOC108809963 → MASSSNSSNYHYHHKDDESIFDSMFEDFLEFPDIIPEPKERKKRIFIERNREEGHNNLWNDYFSETPTYPHHMFRRRFRMNQTLFLRIVNSLSQEFEFFQQTQDAAGRSSLSPLQKCTAAIRQMAYGVGADIVDEYVRLAETTARNCLFQFTAGIIHLFGGQYLRDPTPEDLEKLLYIGEQRGFPGMIGSIDCMHWEWKNCPAAWKGMYSRGHEKPTIVLEAVASQDLWIWHAFFGAPGTLNDLNILDRSPVFDEIISGNAPEVNFHVNGREYGLAYYLADGIYPKWATFIQSIRLPQGQKQSLFATTQESVRKDVERAFGVLQARFAIVRNPSKLWDKNKIGNIMKACIILHNMIVEDERGSYLHASEFEQREDVDPTFVVKRTTNLRTTLGRRAEVRDTPGHYQLKEDLVEHIWAKFGDLPNHNND, encoded by the coding sequence aTGGCATCTTCTTCCAATTCTTCCAATTATCATTACCACCACAAAGATgatgaatcaatttttgattcTATGTTTGAAGATTTCTTAGAATTTCCAGATATCATTCCAGAACCGAAAGAGCGAAAAAAACGTATATTTATTGAGAGAAACCGAGAAGAAGGTCACAATAATCTTTGGAATGATTATTTTAGCGAGACTCCCACTTACCCGCACCACATGTTCCGGAGGCGGTTTCGAATGAACCAGACATTGTTTTTGCGAATAGTTAATAGTCTCTCCCAAGAATTTGAGTTCTTTCAACAAACACAAGATGCTGCCGGACGGTCTAGCCTATCTCCCCTTCAGAAGTGTACCGCAGCTATTCGTCAAATGGCGTATGGTGTTGGGGCTGACATCGTTGACGAATATGTAAGACTAGCTGAAACAACTGCAAGAAATTGTTTGTTCCAATTCACCGCCGGAATTATCCACTTGTTTGGGGGTCAATACCTAAGAGATCCTACGCCCGAGGATCTGGAAAAATTACTATATATTGGAGAACAACGTGGTTTTCCAGGTATGATTGgaagcatcgactgtatgcattgggagtggaagaatTGTCCGGCCGCTTGGAAAGGAATGTATTCACGAGGACACGAAAAACCAACAATTGTGTTGGAGGCGGTAGCTTCTCAAGACCTCTGGATATGGCATGCATTTTTTGGAGCTCCAGGTACTTTGAACGATCTTAATATTCTTGATCGatcacctgtttttgatgaAATAATTAGCGGAAACGCTCCCGAAGTCAATTTCCATGTCAACGGAAGGGAATACGGTTTGGCTTACTATCTTGCCGATGGTATTTATCCGAAATGGGCTACTTTTATTCAATCTATCCGACTCCCACAAGGACAAAAACAGTCTTTATTTGCCACAACGCAAGAATCCGTGCGAAAGGATGTTGAGCGTGCCTTCGGAGTCCTCCAAGCTAGATTTGCGATTGTTAGAAATCCATCTAAATTATGGGATAAAAACAAGATAGGAAATATTATGAAAGCATGTATCATACTTCATAATATGATTGTTGAAGATGAACGAGGTTCCTACCTTCACGCTTCAGAATTTGAACAACGAGAAGATGTCGATCCCACTTTTGTAGTCAAACGGACTACAAACCTCCGTACTACACTAGGTCGTCGAGCAGAAGTTCGAGATACTCCAGGCCATTATCAATTAAAAGAAGATTTGGTTGAACATATATGGGCTAAGTTTGGAGATCTACCGAATCACAACAAtgattaa
- the LOC108807767 gene encoding glutathione S-transferase T3-like, protein MDPRTPYSQSAGYMGLLQSQEGSLLNDNSPYESYHSGSSQIPLFSSQQSEAPTPPTDSPVQRGKRHKWTPVEDEMLISAWLNTSKDPITSNYQKSGTFWKRVGDSFFEALNGGPGGDTSAHRNYKQRWHKINDLVNKFCGAYAAAERRITSGQHENDVLKGAHDIYFADQGYKFTLEHAWCVLRYEQKWLNLNPTGGSKRKADSETSTTSEGVKAAKAVEEAQTRPEGVKAAKARRSAMGKGKSVADYTAVWEMRKEDLDKKEKLSKFAILDSLIAKSKTTTLTEAEEVAKEKLLAEYF, encoded by the coding sequence ATGGATCCAAGGACACCGTATAGCCAGTCTGCTGGTTATATGGGCCTTCTTCAAAGTCAAGAAGGAAGTCTTCTTAATGACAACTCTCCTTATGAGAGTTATCATTCTGGATCTTCGCAGATCCCTCTGTTCAGTTCACAACAAAGCGAGGCTCCAACTCCACCTACAGACAGTCCCGTGCAGCGTGGAAAGAGACATAAATGGACCCCAGTTGAGGACGAGATGCTGATCAGTGCCTGGTTAAACACTTCTAAAGATCCTATTACCAGCAATTACCAAAAGTCGGGGACATTCTGGAAACGAGTAGGGGATAGTTTCTTCGAAGCTCTGAATGGTGGACCTGGCGGTGACACTTCCGCGCATCGGAATTACAAGCAGAGGTGGCACAAAATAAATGATCTTGTCAACAAGTTTTGTGGTGCATATGCTGCTGCGGAGCGCAGAATTACTAGTGGTCAGCATGAGAATGATGTTCTGAAGGGGGCCCACGACATATACTTCGCTGATCAAGGGTATAAATTCACACTTGAACATGCGTGGTGCGTGTTGAGGTATGAGCAGAAATGGCTTAACCTCAACCCCACTGGAGGTTCAAAGAGGAAGGCAGATTCAGAAACTTCAACCACAAGTGAAGGTGTAAAGGCTGCAAAGGCTGTTGAGGAAGCTCAGACAAGACCTGAAGGCGTAAAGGCTGCAAAAGCAAGACGTAGTGCAATGGGTAAGGGGAAGTCTGTTGCTGACTATACGGCGGTTTGGGAAATGAGGAAGGAAGATTTggacaagaaagaaaaactgTCAAAGTTTGCCATCTTAGACAGTCTGATTGCCAAATCCAAAACCACCACACTCACTGAGGCTGAAGAAGTAGCCAAAGAGAAGCTCCTCGCGGAGTATTTCTAG